One genomic region from Ornithinicoccus hortensis encodes:
- the nhaA gene encoding Na+/H+ antiporter NhaA: MTRASRPGSPGGAGVASLHGVLGRLRTESGAAGLLVVVTLVALLWANSPWSGSYTALWHTPVSLRVGDLTLDMDLHHWVNDGLMVIFFFLIGLEVRQELAVGALRDRSRARVPLVAGLAGVLVPALIYLAVVGGGEAARGWGVVVGTDTAFLLGALAIVGPALSNQLRIFLLTLTVVDDFLAVSIIGLVYSEDLEVVPLLVAVGCLGALWLLARTRQWRSAPYVVVVVLLWYATVTAGVHPSLAGMAAGLLVPAYATQRHKVEAARTLFRDYWQSPQAGVERSVRRGLARSISVNERLQESLRGASALVIVPVFALANAGVDLRGGLLGESLGSTVTWGVVLGLVVGKLVGIALATFAAVRLGLGQLPEGVGRGSVLGGAALSGIGFTVSLLIIGLAFDSASDLGREATVGVLLAMVLAAALGWAIFRLAARRWGETTADLPTTLEPAAGSGADHVRGEPDAPLTLVEFLDFECPFCARATGMWRDLHAHFGADLRYVVRHLPLEDVHPHAWGAAVAAEAAGRQGRFWEMHDLLFSRQDALETSSLLGYADELGLDVEQFAFDLEDPDVADLVQRSADSARVSGARGTPTFFVNGHRHRGPHDARTLIEALERARRG, from the coding sequence ATGACTCGCGCCTCGCGTCCAGGGTCGCCCGGCGGGGCCGGGGTGGCGTCGCTGCACGGGGTGCTCGGGCGGCTGCGCACCGAGTCCGGCGCTGCCGGGCTCCTGGTCGTGGTCACCCTCGTGGCCCTCCTGTGGGCGAACTCGCCCTGGTCGGGCTCCTACACCGCGCTGTGGCACACCCCGGTGAGCCTGCGGGTGGGCGACCTCACCCTGGACATGGACCTGCACCACTGGGTGAACGACGGCCTGATGGTGATCTTCTTCTTCCTGATCGGGCTCGAGGTGCGGCAGGAACTCGCGGTCGGCGCGCTCCGCGACCGCAGCCGAGCACGGGTCCCCCTGGTGGCCGGACTGGCCGGGGTGCTCGTGCCCGCCCTGATCTACCTGGCCGTCGTCGGGGGCGGTGAGGCCGCCCGGGGGTGGGGCGTCGTCGTCGGGACCGACACCGCGTTCCTGCTGGGGGCGCTCGCCATCGTCGGTCCCGCCCTGTCCAACCAGCTGCGGATCTTCCTGCTCACGCTCACCGTGGTCGACGACTTCCTCGCGGTCTCCATCATCGGGCTGGTCTACAGCGAGGACCTCGAGGTGGTGCCGCTGCTGGTGGCGGTGGGGTGTCTTGGCGCGCTCTGGCTGCTCGCCCGCACCCGGCAGTGGCGCAGCGCCCCGTATGTCGTGGTGGTGGTCCTCCTCTGGTACGCCACCGTCACCGCGGGCGTCCACCCCTCGCTCGCGGGGATGGCCGCGGGGCTGCTGGTGCCGGCCTACGCCACGCAGCGGCACAAGGTGGAGGCGGCCAGGACCCTGTTCCGGGACTACTGGCAGTCGCCGCAGGCCGGGGTCGAACGGTCGGTCCGCCGCGGGCTGGCCCGGTCCATCTCGGTCAACGAGCGGCTCCAGGAGTCGCTCCGGGGGGCCTCCGCGCTGGTGATCGTGCCGGTCTTCGCCCTGGCCAACGCGGGCGTCGACCTGCGCGGCGGGTTGCTCGGGGAGTCGCTGGGGTCGACCGTCACCTGGGGCGTGGTGCTGGGCCTGGTGGTCGGCAAGTTGGTCGGCATCGCGCTCGCGACGTTCGCCGCCGTGCGGCTGGGACTGGGCCAGCTGCCCGAGGGGGTGGGACGGGGGAGCGTGCTGGGAGGTGCCGCGCTCTCCGGCATCGGGTTCACCGTCTCGTTGCTGATCATCGGCCTCGCCTTCGACAGCGCCTCCGACCTCGGCCGGGAGGCGACCGTCGGCGTGCTGCTGGCCATGGTGCTGGCGGCCGCGCTCGGGTGGGCCATCTTCCGGCTCGCGGCGCGCAGGTGGGGGGAGACCACGGCCGACCTCCCGACGACCCTGGAGCCGGCGGCGGGGTCCGGGGCGGACCACGTCCGCGGCGAGCCGGACGCGCCGCTGACGCTGGTCGAGTTCCTCGACTTCGAGTGTCCGTTCTGCGCCCGGGCCACCGGGATGTGGCGGGACCTGCACGCGCACTTCGGTGCCGACCTGCGGTATGTCGTCCGCCACCTCCCCCTGGAGGACGTGCACCCGCACGCGTGGGGCGCCGCGGTCGCGGCCGAGGCGGCCGGGCGGCAGGGCCGGTTCTGGGAGATGCACGACCTGCTGTTCAGCAGGCAGGACGCCCTGGAGACGTCGTCGCTGCTGGGGTATGCCGACGAGCTCGGCCTGGACGTCGAGCAGTTCGCCTTCGACCTGGAGGACCCCGACGTCGCCGACCTGGTGCAGCGGTCCGCCGACAGTGCCCGGGTGAGCGGGGCGCGCGGCACCCCCACCTTCTTCGTCAACGGGCACCGGCACCGCGGACCGCACGACGCGCGGACCCTGATCGAGGCGCTCGAGCGCGCGAGGCGGGGTTAA
- a CDS encoding Maf family protein has translation MSTRLVLASASPARLSTLRSAGVDPLVIVSDVDEDAALHRAEQVHGPLPGADVALTLARAKCEAVAAGLPPADLVLGCDSVLELDGSIHGKPRDAAEATTRWRAMRGRSGVLHTGHWLTDLRDPDAGGSGGTVGGTASTTVHFAELSDTEIEAYVATGEPLQVAGAFTVDGLGGPYVTAIEGDFHTVVGLSLPLLRDLLGQLGLLFHELRDHGVGRG, from the coding sequence GTGTCCACCCGCCTCGTCCTCGCCTCCGCCTCCCCTGCCCGGTTGAGCACCCTCCGCTCCGCGGGTGTGGACCCCCTCGTCATCGTCTCCGACGTCGACGAGGACGCGGCCCTGCACCGCGCCGAGCAGGTCCACGGACCGCTCCCCGGGGCCGACGTCGCGCTCACCCTGGCGAGGGCCAAGTGCGAGGCGGTCGCGGCCGGCCTCCCCCCGGCCGACCTCGTCCTCGGCTGCGACTCGGTCCTGGAGCTGGACGGGAGCATCCACGGCAAGCCCCGGGACGCGGCGGAGGCCACCACCCGGTGGCGTGCAATGCGGGGGCGCTCCGGGGTGCTGCACACCGGGCACTGGCTGACCGACCTGCGGGACCCGGACGCCGGCGGCAGCGGGGGCACCGTGGGCGGGACCGCCTCCACCACCGTGCACTTCGCGGAGCTGTCCGACACCGAGATCGAGGCCTACGTCGCGACCGGTGAGCCGCTGCAGGTCGCCGGTGCCTTCACCGTCGACGGGCTCGGTGGCCCCTACGTGACCGCCATCGAGGGGGACTTCCACACCGTCGTGGGGCTCAGCCTGCCGCTGCTGCGGGACCTGCTCGGCCAGCTCGGCCTGCTCTTCCACGAGCTCCGGGACCACGGGGTGGGCCGGGGATGA
- a CDS encoding DUF885 domain-containing protein, with product MTDTTRPQTEIDRIAEAHLDAFIGLSPITATYLGTEGRHGEIDDLTMEGLGARAELDRSTLAALERVSPVDDVDRVTVAALRERLGLAGEQWQRVVDGADPAPLNVVACAVQELRDVFDIMPKDGESHWADVTARLRAVPSALRQYQQTLSYSAERGAVAPRRQVSKVAQQCADQAGEDTTYQALVREAAAQDLPESLRQDLDGAVREARAAYGELGDFLTGTLLDRAPESDACGIDRYRLESRSFLGAAVDLAETYAWGLEEVARIDAMMRETAEAIQPGASVTEAIEVLDADPAYQLHGTEELRAWMQVKADEAVAALADTHFDIPGPVRTIECMIAPSQTGGIYYTGPSEDFSRPGRMWWSVPKGVTEFTSWRELTTVYHEGAPGHHLQIGQTVYRSELLNRWRRLASWTSGHGEGWALYAEWLMADLGFMDDPGNRLGLLDGQALRAVRVVLDIGVHCGFEAPTEVGGGDWTYDKAWQYLTAHTHGEENYTRFELDRYLGWPGQAPSYKIGERLWLQLREEVRQREGAAFDLKAFHRRALDIGSVGLDTLRGAVLGEL from the coding sequence GTGACCGACACCACACGACCGCAGACCGAGATCGACCGGATCGCCGAGGCGCACCTGGACGCCTTCATCGGGCTGAGCCCGATCACGGCCACCTACCTGGGGACAGAGGGCCGCCACGGGGAGATCGACGACCTCACCATGGAGGGCCTCGGCGCGCGCGCCGAGCTGGACCGCTCGACGCTGGCCGCCCTGGAGCGGGTCAGCCCCGTCGACGACGTCGACCGGGTCACCGTCGCGGCGCTCCGGGAGCGCCTGGGCCTGGCGGGCGAGCAGTGGCAGCGCGTGGTCGACGGCGCCGACCCGGCCCCGCTGAACGTGGTCGCCTGCGCGGTGCAGGAACTGCGCGACGTCTTCGACATCATGCCCAAGGACGGGGAGTCCCACTGGGCCGACGTGACCGCGCGGCTCCGGGCCGTGCCGAGCGCGTTGCGCCAGTACCAGCAGACCCTGTCCTACTCGGCCGAACGCGGCGCCGTCGCGCCCCGCCGCCAGGTGTCCAAGGTCGCGCAGCAGTGTGCCGACCAGGCCGGGGAGGACACCACCTACCAGGCGCTGGTGCGGGAGGCAGCGGCCCAGGACCTGCCGGAGTCGCTGAGGCAGGACCTGGACGGGGCCGTCCGCGAGGCACGCGCCGCCTACGGCGAGCTGGGTGACTTCCTGACCGGCACCCTGCTGGACCGGGCGCCCGAGTCCGACGCCTGCGGCATCGACCGCTACCGGCTGGAGTCCCGGTCGTTCCTGGGTGCCGCCGTCGACCTCGCCGAGACCTACGCGTGGGGCCTGGAGGAGGTCGCCCGGATCGACGCGATGATGCGCGAGACCGCCGAGGCCATCCAGCCCGGCGCCTCGGTCACCGAGGCGATCGAGGTGCTCGACGCCGACCCCGCCTACCAGTTGCACGGCACCGAGGAGCTCCGGGCCTGGATGCAGGTCAAGGCCGACGAGGCCGTGGCGGCGCTCGCCGACACCCACTTCGACATCCCCGGACCGGTCCGCACCATCGAGTGCATGATCGCCCCGAGCCAGACCGGCGGCATCTACTACACGGGTCCCAGCGAGGACTTCAGCCGGCCCGGTCGGATGTGGTGGTCGGTGCCCAAGGGGGTCACCGAGTTCACCTCCTGGCGCGAGCTGACCACCGTCTACCACGAGGGCGCGCCGGGCCACCACCTGCAGATCGGCCAGACCGTCTACCGGAGCGAGCTGCTCAACCGGTGGCGGCGGCTGGCCTCCTGGACGTCCGGGCACGGCGAGGGGTGGGCGCTGTACGCGGAGTGGCTGATGGCCGACCTGGGGTTCATGGACGACCCCGGGAACCGGCTGGGGCTGCTCGACGGCCAGGCGCTGCGGGCGGTGCGCGTCGTCCTCGACATCGGGGTGCACTGCGGGTTCGAGGCACCGACCGAGGTCGGGGGCGGTGACTGGACCTACGACAAGGCCTGGCAGTACCTCACCGCCCACACCCACGGGGAGGAGAACTACACCCGGTTCGAGCTGGACCGCTACCTGGGTTGGCCCGGCCAGGCGCCGTCCTACAAGATCGGCGAGCGGCTCTGGCTGCAGCTGCGCGAGGAGGTCCGGCAGCGGGAGGGCGCCGCCTTCGACCTGAAGGCCTTCCACCGCCGGGCCCTGGACATCGGCAGCGTCGGGCTGGACACGCTGCGCGGGGCCGTGCTCGGAGAGCTCTGA
- a CDS encoding MOSC domain-containing protein gives MPSARVLSVNVGSAVPSDATSAPTGTTGIDKRPVDRLVVRDPGPKHGGAGSGVLGDHIGDQRHHGGRTQAVYLFAEEELDHWGTELGRQVAPGGFGENVTTTGIAIDDLELGTVLGFGPPGGDGAVLTVCGPRIPCRTFAAHMGIAGWVKRFTQHGRTGVYCAVDRPGQIGQGDAITVLSAPGHGVDVVCAFRAFTGDLAAATRVLEAGALDPEHHAELAEVVARRTRRPASAR, from the coding sequence ATGCCGTCAGCCCGGGTCCTCTCAGTCAACGTCGGCTCCGCGGTGCCGTCCGACGCCACCAGCGCGCCGACCGGGACCACCGGGATCGACAAGCGCCCGGTGGACCGGTTGGTCGTGCGCGACCCCGGCCCCAAGCACGGCGGGGCGGGCAGCGGTGTCCTGGGCGACCACATCGGTGACCAACGGCACCACGGCGGGCGCACCCAGGCGGTGTACCTGTTCGCCGAGGAGGAACTGGACCACTGGGGGACCGAGCTCGGTCGGCAGGTCGCGCCGGGGGGCTTCGGGGAGAACGTCACGACGACCGGGATCGCGATCGACGACCTCGAGCTGGGCACCGTGCTGGGCTTCGGCCCTCCGGGTGGGGACGGCGCCGTGCTCACGGTGTGCGGGCCGCGCATCCCGTGCCGCACCTTCGCCGCACACATGGGCATTGCGGGGTGGGTCAAGCGGTTCACCCAGCACGGACGCACCGGCGTCTACTGCGCTGTCGACCGGCCGGGCCAGATCGGGCAGGGTGACGCGATCACCGTGCTGTCGGCGCCCGGGCACGGCGTCGACGTGGTGTGTGCCTTCCGCGCGTTCACCGGTGACCTGGCGGCGGCGACCCGGGTGCTGGAGGCCGGGGCGCTGGACCCGGAGCACCAC